A genomic window from Deltaproteobacteria bacterium includes:
- a CDS encoding ABC transporter substrate-binding protein: MPAGHGDTEIMKRHVCKTALALTAVLIGISGSAHAAGVRIGYQLVYGPWKAGMKAIEAEGFGGRGIEFVKFTSGSEVVDAMASGSVDISFIGSSPMAAGYSRDVDLQVIYVHDNIHNAEALVVDDSISAPQDLRGKTIAAPFGSTAHFHLMFALEQFNIPPQALGVIDLSPPDMAAAWERGDVNGGFVWYPALGRMKQRGRVLISSGDLSNWGNATFDAMAARKGFTNRNPIFTCQWVKMVASADADYRANPEKYGPGAANAKAIAAAVSGNEAQIGDVLALYDYPTLQQQISPIWLGGGVQEALKAASEFLKSQGKLDKVLKSYADSATPRFAKMALEGGC; encoded by the coding sequence ATGCCGGCCGGACACGGGGACACTGAAATCATGAAACGACATGTGTGCAAGACCGCCCTGGCTCTTACCGCAGTGTTGATCGGCATTTCCGGCAGCGCGCATGCGGCCGGCGTCAGGATCGGCTATCAGCTGGTCTACGGGCCGTGGAAGGCCGGGATGAAGGCCATCGAGGCGGAGGGCTTTGGCGGCCGGGGCATCGAGTTCGTGAAATTCACCTCGGGAAGCGAGGTGGTCGATGCAATGGCGTCGGGTTCGGTGGACATCTCGTTCATCGGTTCCTCGCCCATGGCGGCCGGCTACAGCCGGGACGTCGATCTCCAGGTCATCTACGTCCATGACAACATACACAACGCCGAAGCGCTGGTGGTGGACGACTCGATCTCCGCGCCACAGGATCTCAGGGGCAAGACGATCGCGGCGCCCTTCGGTTCCACCGCTCACTTCCACCTGATGTTCGCGTTGGAGCAGTTCAACATCCCGCCTCAAGCGCTCGGGGTCATCGACCTGTCGCCGCCGGACATGGCGGCGGCCTGGGAACGCGGCGACGTCAACGGCGGGTTCGTTTGGTATCCAGCCCTCGGCCGCATGAAGCAGAGGGGCCGGGTGCTGATTTCCTCCGGGGATCTAAGCAACTGGGGCAACGCAACGTTCGATGCAATGGCCGCCCGCAAGGGGTTCACGAACAGGAACCCAATATTCACTTGCCAGTGGGTGAAGATGGTGGCGTCTGCCGACGCGGATTATCGCGCCAACCCGGAGAAATACGGACCGGGCGCCGCGAACGCGAAGGCGATTGCCGCGGCGGTGTCCGGCAACGAGGCCCAGATCGGCGATGTGCTGGCCCTGTACGATTATCCGACGCTGCAACAACAGATTTCGCCGATCTGGCTCGGCGGCGGCGTGCAGGAAGCACTGAAGGCGGCTTCGGAGTTCCTGAAGTCCCAGGGTAAGCTCGACAAAGTGCTGAAGAGTTACGCGGATTCAGCGACGCCGAGATTTGCGAAAATGGCCCTGGAAGGCGGCTGCTGA